A portion of the Sulfuricurvum kujiense DSM 16994 genome contains these proteins:
- the rsmA gene encoding 16S rRNA (adenine(1518)-N(6)/adenine(1519)-N(6))-dimethyltransferase RsmA gives MQKDRAAIAKKKFGQNFLKDEAVLAQIIQSMPDTPHRIAEIGPGLGDLTKYLVDVKSVTAFEVDTDLCKHLTHQFADAIATNALTLRCGDVLEHWKSELLDEPYDLVANLPYYIATNIILKALADPACRNLLVMIQREVAEKFSAAPGERAFGALSVIAQSVGEAEIVLHVPPTAFEPAPKVDSCVLLISKRTNRNDEGFEDFLRTAFTQPRKTLHKNLSSRYDGTVLSQAFETLELERSIRPHQLDTSDFHRLYTLIK, from the coding sequence ATGCAAAAAGACCGTGCCGCTATTGCCAAGAAAAAGTTTGGCCAAAATTTTTTAAAAGACGAAGCTGTTTTAGCCCAAATCATCCAATCGATGCCCGATACGCCTCACCGTATCGCAGAAATCGGGCCTGGATTAGGTGATTTAACTAAGTATTTAGTTGATGTCAAAAGTGTTACCGCTTTTGAGGTCGATACCGACTTGTGCAAGCATTTGACGCACCAATTTGCCGATGCTATCGCTACCAACGCTCTTACTCTCCGATGCGGAGATGTGCTAGAGCATTGGAAGAGTGAGCTTTTGGATGAACCGTACGATTTAGTGGCGAATTTGCCCTATTACATCGCTACGAATATCATCCTCAAAGCCCTCGCCGATCCGGCGTGCCGAAACTTGCTTGTCATGATACAGCGTGAAGTGGCGGAGAAATTCTCTGCCGCACCCGGAGAGAGAGCTTTTGGAGCGCTCAGTGTAATTGCGCAGAGTGTCGGAGAGGCGGAGATCGTTTTACACGTTCCCCCTACCGCATTCGAGCCTGCTCCCAAAGTCGATTCGTGCGTACTGCTCATTTCTAAACGTACGAACCGTAATGATGAAGGGTTTGAAGACTTTTTACGAACGGCCTTTACACAGCCCCGTAAAACCCTCCACAAAAATCTCTCCTCACGCTATGATGGAACCGTTCTGTCCCAAGCCTTTGAAACGCTTGAGTTGGAACGCTCTATCCGACCTCATCAGCTTGACACCTCTGACTTTCACCGGCTCTACACCCTTATAAAATAA
- the hisF gene encoding imidazole glycerol phosphate synthase subunit HisF, which translates to MDNFFAKRIIPCLDVKDGRVVKGVNFVGLKDAGDPVEVAKRYNEEGADELTFLDITASHEERDTIVHIVEQVAKEVFIPLTVGGGIRKLDDIYRLLAVGCDKVSVNSAAIKRPELIDEGAKRFGSQCIVVAIDVKRTGNQYNVYLNGGRVDTGINALEWAKEVVDRGAGEILLTSMDADGTKAGFDLSITEQISRAVNVPVIASGGAGTMEHIKEAFEHGADAALAASIFHYKEIDIMDLKRYLSANGIPVRL; encoded by the coding sequence ATGGATAATTTTTTTGCAAAACGGATCATTCCGTGCCTCGATGTTAAAGACGGACGCGTTGTAAAAGGGGTCAATTTCGTCGGCCTCAAAGATGCGGGAGACCCTGTTGAAGTGGCAAAACGCTATAACGAAGAAGGTGCGGACGAGCTCACTTTTTTAGATATTACCGCTTCGCACGAAGAGCGTGACACGATCGTCCATATCGTAGAGCAGGTAGCAAAGGAAGTATTTATCCCTCTCACCGTAGGGGGAGGAATCCGCAAACTCGACGATATTTATCGTCTTCTCGCCGTCGGATGCGACAAAGTGAGTGTCAATTCTGCCGCGATAAAACGTCCGGAACTGATCGATGAGGGGGCAAAGCGATTCGGTTCACAATGTATTGTCGTGGCGATCGATGTGAAGCGTACCGGCAATCAATATAACGTCTATCTAAACGGCGGACGTGTCGATACTGGGATCAATGCACTGGAATGGGCTAAAGAGGTCGTAGATCGAGGGGCGGGAGAGATATTGCTTACCTCGATGGATGCTGACGGTACCAAAGCGGGATTTGATCTATCGATCACGGAACAGATCAGCCGCGCCGTCAATGTACCCGTTATCGCCAGCGGCGGTGCGGGGACGATGGAACATATTAAAGAGGCGTTTGAACACGGTGCCGATGCGGCACTGGCGGCGAGTATTTTCCACTACAAAGAGATCGACATTATGGATCTCAAACGCTACCTGTCGGCTAACGGGATTCCGGTACGATTATGA
- a CDS encoding purine-nucleoside phosphorylase: MILCAGNNETFDFATPIGVGLIDSAINLTRHALVHKPEFILFVGSAGSYGEHKIHEIIESKTAANIELGFLDKSAYTPIDNVVSAQTETIKDVIVNSSNYITTSEKAMEQMRGLGMGIENMEFFSVMRVAQIFGIPAGGVFCITNYCDTNAHRDFISNHGFAKVLLREHLVNKGMIRG, encoded by the coding sequence ATGATACTGTGTGCGGGCAATAACGAGACGTTTGATTTTGCGACCCCGATCGGGGTTGGATTGATTGACAGTGCAATCAATCTGACCCGTCACGCTCTAGTACACAAACCGGAATTCATCCTCTTTGTCGGAAGTGCCGGAAGCTACGGAGAACATAAAATCCATGAGATCATCGAGTCCAAAACGGCGGCTAACATCGAGTTAGGCTTTTTGGATAAAAGCGCCTATACCCCGATCGATAACGTTGTTTCGGCACAAACGGAAACCATTAAAGATGTTATAGTCAATTCTTCTAACTACATTACAACATCTGAGAAAGCGATGGAGCAAATGAGAGGTTTGGGAATGGGGATTGAAAACATGGAGTTTTTCAGTGTTATGCGGGTAGCCCAGATTTTCGGAATCCCAGCGGGGGGTGTTTTTTGTATAACCAACTATTGTGATACGAATGCCCACCGCGATTTTATCAGCAATCACGGATTTGCGAAGGTGCTGCTGCGAGAACATTTAGTAAACAAAGGGATGATTCGTGGGTAA
- the rlmN gene encoding 23S rRNA (adenine(2503)-C(2))-methyltransferase RlmN yields MGKLCILDYTKAELAGMVKPSFRAKQIWGWIYHQYATSFETMQNLPKTMREELAQTYEIMPLKIARKECSTDGTIKYLFELSDGKTVETVWLKMKDESIDEEGNIEHEARYTVCVSTQVGCKVGCSFCLTAKGGFTRDLTAGEIVAQVLAVKMDNNLAAHRRLNIVYMGMGEPLDNLDNLAKAITILKDEEGLSISGKRQTVSTSGLSTKIDKLGEMDLGVHIAISLHAVDDELRTELIPMNKAYNIASIIDAVKRFPIDTRKRVMFEYLVIKNKNDDLGSAKKLVKLLHGIKAKVNLIYFNPYPGSDYQRPSREDMVAFQEYLIKHGVLCTIRDSKGLDISAACGQLKEKSLT; encoded by the coding sequence GTGGGTAAGCTGTGCATTCTAGATTATACCAAAGCTGAACTCGCCGGTATGGTGAAACCCTCGTTCCGCGCCAAACAGATATGGGGATGGATTTACCATCAATACGCCACCAGTTTTGAGACGATGCAAAATCTTCCCAAGACGATGCGCGAAGAGCTGGCTCAAACGTATGAGATTATGCCGCTTAAAATTGCCCGAAAGGAATGCTCTACCGACGGAACGATTAAATATCTTTTCGAGCTGAGTGACGGTAAAACGGTTGAGACGGTTTGGCTCAAAATGAAAGACGAAAGCATCGATGAAGAGGGAAATATCGAACATGAAGCGCGATACACCGTCTGTGTCTCGACACAAGTGGGGTGCAAAGTGGGATGTTCGTTTTGTCTGACGGCAAAAGGGGGATTTACCCGTGATCTAACGGCAGGCGAAATTGTCGCTCAGGTGTTGGCCGTTAAGATGGATAACAATCTCGCAGCGCATCGCCGTCTCAATATCGTCTATATGGGGATGGGGGAGCCGTTGGATAATTTGGACAATTTAGCCAAAGCGATCACGATACTCAAAGACGAAGAGGGGCTTTCTATTTCGGGCAAGCGTCAGACGGTCTCGACGAGCGGGCTGAGTACCAAGATCGATAAGCTCGGAGAGATGGATTTAGGGGTTCATATCGCGATCAGCCTCCATGCCGTTGATGATGAACTTCGTACCGAACTGATCCCGATGAACAAAGCGTACAATATCGCTTCAATCATCGATGCGGTCAAGCGTTTTCCGATCGATACCCGAAAACGGGTGATGTTTGAATATCTTGTCATTAAAAATAAAAATGATGATTTGGGCTCGGCGAAAAAACTGGTCAAGCTTCTTCACGGTATTAAAGCCAAGGTCAATTTGATCTATTTTAATCCCTATCCCGGGTCGGATTATCAACGCCCGTCTCGTGAGGATATGGTTGCATTTCAAGAGTATTTGATAAAGCACGGTGTGCTGTGCACGATCCGAGACTCCAAGGGATTGGATATCAGTGCGGCCTGCGGGCAGTTAAAAGAGAAATCGTTAACTTAA
- a CDS encoding outer membrane protein OmpK has translation MKRLLFASLITAAQLSAFSATNLQYLYGKFEGPTFLDTQSGNKHTITAEHYRTWEYGDLFAFADYVYAPNGLRFSGDKNDLYGEISPRISFNKIAGIPVSDGFIKEWYAAFQYNGSDTYHAWLYGFGTDMNVPGFSVFGLNLYRKVQNIGNETYQLSANYYAPLGEKWHFEGFTDWTTCDFLSQNQLLFNLNSVFGIKEGKLEIGTEWHYYHENSYRNDNDVFQAMLKYSW, from the coding sequence ATGAAACGCTTACTCTTCGCTAGTCTTATCACCGCTGCCCAGCTCAGCGCATTTTCGGCTACCAATCTCCAATATCTCTACGGCAAATTTGAAGGGCCGACATTTCTCGATACCCAAAGCGGCAACAAACATACGATAACGGCGGAACATTATCGTACCTGGGAGTACGGTGATCTGTTTGCATTTGCCGATTATGTCTATGCCCCGAACGGACTCCGTTTCAGCGGAGATAAAAACGATCTCTACGGCGAGATTTCTCCCCGTATCAGCTTCAATAAAATTGCCGGAATTCCTGTATCGGACGGATTTATTAAAGAATGGTATGCGGCTTTTCAATATAACGGATCGGATACCTATCATGCATGGCTTTACGGATTCGGCACCGATATGAATGTACCGGGGTTCAGTGTTTTCGGACTCAATCTCTATCGAAAAGTCCAAAATATCGGAAATGAGACCTATCAGCTCTCCGCCAACTATTACGCGCCGCTCGGTGAAAAATGGCATTTTGAGGGGTTCACAGATTGGACGACATGTGATTTTTTGAGCCAAAACCAATTGTTGTTCAATCTCAATTCAGTCTTTGGAATTAAAGAGGGGAAGTTGGAAATAGGGACGGAATGGCATTACTACCATGAAAACAGCTATCGAAACGATAATGATGTCTTTCAGGCGATGCTCAAATACAGCTGGTGA
- a CDS encoding M23 family metallopeptidase: MRFLLILWLGFLALWGAEGFNGKSLIIPLPSPSGTVIMSDRNISVLLHPADKTKGIAVIPIDYYTPAGDINLTWIAPGNESFFSIHIQEADYPTETLSVDPALVTPPPEAMEQIAAEKAQAEAIYGHFTPIRYWNKAFVKPIDSNITSEYGSARTYNGSLKSYHGGVDFRARTPIPIVAANDGIVVLVQERYYSGGTIIIDHGEGIYSCYFHLSRFDVNVGDRIERGQPIALSGESGRITGPHLHFGMMVHGIQSDPLDLISQFNALISKDTDETLTLR, encoded by the coding sequence ATGCGATTTTTGCTCATTTTATGGCTCGGTTTTTTAGCCCTTTGGGGTGCTGAAGGATTTAACGGGAAAAGTCTCATCATACCCCTACCTTCACCTTCGGGAACCGTGATTATGAGCGATCGCAATATAAGCGTCCTCCTTCATCCTGCCGATAAAACCAAAGGGATCGCCGTTATACCGATCGATTACTACACCCCTGCGGGAGACATCAACCTCACCTGGATTGCACCGGGAAACGAGAGCTTTTTCTCAATCCATATCCAAGAGGCCGACTATCCTACCGAAACACTCAGTGTCGATCCCGCTTTGGTGACTCCCCCTCCGGAAGCGATGGAGCAGATTGCGGCTGAAAAAGCGCAGGCAGAAGCGATCTACGGGCACTTTACACCGATCCGCTATTGGAACAAAGCGTTCGTTAAGCCCATAGACTCCAATATCACCAGCGAATACGGCTCCGCCCGCACCTACAACGGAAGTCTGAAAAGCTACCATGGAGGGGTCGATTTTCGTGCCCGAACGCCGATCCCCATTGTCGCGGCAAACGACGGGATCGTCGTCTTGGTACAGGAACGCTATTATTCCGGCGGAACAATCATTATCGATCACGGCGAAGGGATATATTCATGCTATTTTCACCTCAGCCGATTCGATGTCAATGTCGGTGATCGTATTGAGCGTGGACAACCGATCGCACTCAGCGGTGAGAGCGGACGGATTACGGGTCCGCATCTTCATTTCGGGATGATGGTTCACGGCATACAGTCTGATCCGCTTGACCTTATTTCCCAATTTAATGCCCTTATTTCAAAGGATACCGATGAAACGCTTACTCTTCGCTAG